From the genome of Dehalobacter sp. 12DCB1, one region includes:
- a CDS encoding TIGR01212 family radical SAM protein (This family includes YhcC from E. coli K-12, an uncharacterized radical SAM protein.) codes for MNKRYYTLNEHFRKFFGEKVIKVSLDAGLSCPNRDGTVSDGGCIFCSEKGSGDFAGQRGLSIHEQFNQVRERTLKKWLKAKYIAYFQSFSATYGPEDYLENLYREALALEDVVGLSVSTRPDCLNEAILNVLENLNKQTYLWVELGLQSVHDKTLDWLNRGHDFDCFLEGVKKLRQRNIRVCAHIIMGLPCETREEMYRTAQAISQIPIQGVKIHSLHILRGTPLADLYTQGGLQLLSIEEYIDLVADILEILPPHMIIHRLMGDGPLKDVIAPMWTRRKWEVLNGIDQEMERRGSFQGIHYNAKIPLTW; via the coding sequence ATGAACAAACGCTATTATACATTAAATGAACATTTCCGCAAATTTTTCGGCGAAAAAGTTATCAAAGTATCTTTGGATGCAGGTCTCAGCTGCCCAAACCGGGATGGGACGGTAAGTGACGGGGGCTGTATATTTTGCAGTGAAAAAGGTTCCGGCGATTTTGCAGGGCAAAGAGGTCTGTCCATTCACGAACAGTTTAACCAGGTTCGGGAAAGGACTCTAAAAAAATGGCTAAAAGCAAAATATATTGCTTATTTTCAATCGTTTTCTGCGACTTATGGTCCTGAAGATTATCTGGAAAATTTATACCGGGAAGCATTGGCACTGGAAGATGTCGTCGGCTTATCAGTCTCGACCAGACCGGATTGTCTGAACGAGGCAATCCTTAATGTTCTGGAAAACCTGAATAAACAGACCTATCTATGGGTAGAACTGGGTCTGCAGTCTGTTCATGACAAAACCTTGGACTGGTTGAACAGGGGACATGATTTTGATTGTTTCCTGGAGGGTGTGAAGAAGCTCAGACAAAGGAATATCCGGGTCTGTGCCCATATCATTATGGGACTGCCCTGTGAAACCCGGGAGGAAATGTATAGGACAGCACAAGCGATCAGCCAAATCCCGATCCAGGGGGTAAAGATTCATTCGTTGCATATCTTAAGAGGGACTCCGCTGGCTGATCTTTACACCCAGGGCGGTCTTCAGCTGCTTTCAATAGAAGAATATATAGACCTCGTAGCCGATATTCTGGAGATTCTTCCTCCCCATATGATTATCCACAGACTCATGGGTGACGGACCACTCAAAGATGTTATTGCCCCAATGTGGACCCGACGTAAATGGGAGGTCTTAAACGGTATCGATCAAGAGATGGAACGAAGAGGAAGCTTTCAAGGAATTCATTATAACGCCAAAATCCCGCTAACCTGGTAA
- a CDS encoding histidine kinase translates to MKNKNIILIVVIALEISLGLYLQNALLLAVFMVIDAGYYFWNMKNLEKKVVPQQTLSRADLSVKIANETLPYLRGGLNKQNAEAIAKIIHGIAQVAAVSITDCEKQLAYLGAGCDRHHPGDKILTAATREVINTAKYKVVQTQEELNCPMSETCDCPLAAAVIVPLVCKGNVVGTFKLYETKGGNISPDLIRLALGMGQILSLQVEVAELDHQTNLTMEARLDALQAQINPHFFFNVLNTIIATSRTNPNRARRLLIHLAEFFRKSLKSKGALISLREEMEFVNNYFVLEKARFGKKLKIKLEIPKALMDAEVPRLSIQPLVENAVKHGITPMIMPSGVVTIRVRELGLVDGKSELFVEVIDNGMGIEEDRLKDVLLPGVGSGNGVGLANVHARLKGLYGSEYGLNIESKIGEGTTAEMRLPYKQISPQQPSAEP, encoded by the coding sequence ATGAAAAATAAGAATATAATCCTTATTGTGGTCATAGCCCTTGAAATTTCCCTAGGCCTTTATTTACAGAATGCTTTGCTATTGGCCGTTTTTATGGTAATTGATGCCGGATATTACTTCTGGAATATGAAAAATTTAGAAAAAAAGGTCGTGCCGCAGCAGACGTTAAGCAGGGCAGACCTGAGTGTAAAGATTGCTAACGAAACACTTCCTTACCTGCGCGGTGGTTTGAATAAACAAAATGCCGAAGCCATTGCTAAAATCATTCACGGGATTGCTCAGGTGGCCGCAGTCTCGATCACCGATTGTGAGAAACAGCTTGCCTATCTTGGGGCAGGCTGTGACAGACACCATCCCGGCGATAAGATTCTGACGGCAGCGACCAGAGAGGTCATAAACACTGCAAAATATAAAGTTGTTCAGACGCAGGAAGAATTAAACTGCCCGATGTCGGAAACGTGTGACTGTCCTTTGGCGGCGGCAGTCATTGTTCCGCTCGTATGCAAAGGAAATGTTGTCGGAACATTTAAGCTCTATGAAACGAAGGGAGGAAATATTTCTCCTGACCTGATCAGACTTGCACTTGGTATGGGCCAGATTTTAAGCCTTCAGGTGGAAGTGGCTGAACTGGACCATCAGACCAATCTGACGATGGAAGCCAGACTCGATGCGCTTCAAGCTCAAATCAATCCGCATTTCTTTTTTAATGTTCTGAATACAATTATTGCCACCAGTCGAACCAACCCTAACCGGGCCAGAAGGCTGCTGATCCATCTTGCCGAATTTTTCCGAAAGTCTTTAAAATCTAAAGGCGCACTCATTTCGCTTCGGGAAGAGATGGAATTTGTTAATAATTATTTTGTGCTGGAAAAAGCCCGCTTTGGAAAAAAGCTGAAGATTAAGCTGGAAATTCCTAAGGCACTGATGGATGCCGAGGTGCCAAGACTGAGTATTCAACCCCTAGTTGAAAATGCGGTCAAACATGGGATTACCCCTATGATCATGCCGAGTGGTGTTGTAACGATCCGGGTCAGGGAACTCGGGCTGGTAGATGGTAAAAGCGAGCTTTTTGTAGAAGTCATTGATAACGGGATGGGGATTGAAGAAGACCGGCTAAAAGATGTGCTGCTGCCCGGTGTAGGTTCAGGCAATGGTGTAGGGCTCGCTAATGTCCATGCCCGCCTAAAGGGTTTATATGGTTCAGAATACGGATTAAACATTGAAAGCAAAATAGGTGAGGGGACGACTGCGGAAATGAGGCTTCCATACAAGCAGATCAGTCCACAGCAGCCTTCTGCTGAACCCTAA
- the amrA gene encoding AmmeMemoRadiSam system protein A — protein MSLVYVGFVPHPPILVPEVGHGEEKGCQQTVDAYRTLVQQVIKMNTETILIVSPHAPLAEQGLAYLSGETLSGSFSRFGAGQVNLSFETDQQLVENIREKIPDAFPVRAELDHGSLIPLYFLHQAGWSGKIVVLSMPMIRPEHYGQKVGQILNDAAECCALIASGDLSHRLKEDGPYGSHPSGPKLDQLIVKGLKRDTTLLRAIPASLLDEAAQCGYHSLLFALGAREGAIKVLSYEGPFGVGYLIAEIFRSSPIAGYARECLTYYLTSQPFDRLNIPGDPLLKEKKGCFVSLKKDGTLRGCIGTIQPVREDLASEIRHNAIAAGTQDPRFWPVQPEELPLISVSVDVLGDTEKITGPEELDPQRYGVIVRRGGKVGLLLPHLEGIDKAEEQVGIAKQKAGIEPGEDVELWRFEVERFFE, from the coding sequence ATGAGTCTTGTCTATGTGGGATTTGTTCCTCATCCTCCGATTCTTGTGCCTGAGGTCGGGCATGGCGAAGAAAAAGGTTGTCAGCAAACAGTAGATGCTTATAGGACGCTTGTTCAGCAAGTCATCAAGATGAATACGGAGACGATCCTGATTGTATCCCCCCATGCGCCGCTGGCTGAGCAGGGTTTGGCGTATTTAAGCGGCGAGACGCTTTCTGGGAGTTTTAGCCGTTTTGGGGCTGGGCAGGTGAATTTGAGCTTTGAAACGGATCAACAGCTGGTAGAGAACATCAGGGAAAAGATTCCTGATGCTTTTCCTGTTCGGGCAGAGCTCGATCATGGTTCACTCATCCCGCTTTACTTTCTTCATCAAGCCGGATGGTCCGGAAAGATCGTTGTCTTAAGCATGCCGATGATCCGTCCGGAACATTACGGACAAAAAGTTGGCCAAATTTTAAATGATGCAGCCGAATGCTGCGCCTTGATTGCAAGCGGTGACCTTTCCCACCGGCTCAAAGAAGACGGGCCTTATGGGTCCCACCCTTCCGGCCCCAAACTGGACCAGCTTATAGTCAAAGGACTGAAAAGAGACACGACGCTGCTTAGGGCGATTCCCGCAAGTCTCTTGGATGAAGCAGCTCAGTGCGGTTATCATTCTCTGCTGTTTGCACTCGGGGCGAGAGAAGGCGCGATTAAGGTTCTCTCCTATGAAGGACCATTTGGTGTAGGTTACCTCATTGCTGAGATCTTCCGTTCTTCACCGATTGCCGGCTATGCCAGGGAATGCCTGACTTACTATCTTACATCCCAGCCTTTTGACAGGTTAAATATTCCTGGAGATCCTCTACTGAAAGAAAAGAAAGGCTGCTTTGTTTCCCTTAAAAAGGATGGGACTTTGCGGGGCTGCATTGGCACGATCCAACCGGTAAGAGAAGACCTGGCTTCAGAGATTAGACATAACGCCATAGCAGCAGGTACCCAGGATCCACGCTTTTGGCCGGTCCAACCGGAAGAACTGCCCTTAATATCTGTATCTGTCGATGTTCTTGGAGACACGGAGAAGATTACTGGGCCTGAAGAACTGGATCCTCAGCGTTACGGGGTAATCGTACGCCGGGGTGGAAAGGTCGGGTTGTTGCTGCCTCATCTTGAAGGGATTGATAAGGCTGAGGAACAGGTCGGAATAGCCAAACAGAAAGCTGGTATTGAGCCGGGGGAGGATGTCGAACTCTGGCGTTTTGAAGTCGAACGTTTTTTTGAATAA
- the eam gene encoding glutamate 2,3-aminomutase yields MAIELYRPHRDYHYFSIKRAEELKERIEPYLQKANQIPAGLNLTDLYSAQKERILQYFGATQEIWDDWRWQMSHRIMDVNTLDSLFPLTEAQKNEISTVGRIYRWAVSPYYLSLMDFSNPEDPIVLQGIPKIEELFDKSGEEDPMGEALTSPAPCITRRYPDRLIINVTNMCGMYCRHCQRRRNIGETDGHKEKEDLKAALDYIRENPEIRDVLITGGDALLLSDQTIEWLLAELHSIPHVEIKRLGTRVPVTLPMRITDELLAILAKYPPIYINTQFNHPKEVTLEAKKAADKLVSTGVVLGNQAVLLKGINTDPDVMKKMNQELLKIRVRPYYLFHAKNVKGTRHFIPSIQEGLTVMEALRGFTSGLAVPTYIINAPKGGGKTPLLPQYLLSLDEHQAILKTWEGKIVYYENHCADEG; encoded by the coding sequence ATGGCAATCGAACTATATAGACCGCATCGTGATTATCATTATTTTTCTATAAAACGTGCCGAGGAATTAAAGGAACGAATTGAACCCTATCTGCAAAAAGCTAACCAGATACCTGCCGGACTTAATTTGACAGATTTATATTCTGCCCAAAAGGAAAGGATCCTTCAATACTTTGGGGCAACCCAGGAAATTTGGGATGACTGGCGGTGGCAAATGAGCCACAGGATCATGGATGTTAACACACTGGATTCTCTTTTTCCGTTAACCGAAGCTCAAAAAAATGAGATCTCAACAGTTGGCCGGATATACCGTTGGGCCGTATCACCGTATTACCTCAGTTTAATGGATTTTAGCAACCCTGAAGACCCCATCGTACTACAGGGTATACCCAAAATAGAAGAGCTTTTCGATAAGAGTGGAGAGGAAGATCCGATGGGAGAAGCCTTAACCTCTCCCGCTCCGTGTATTACCAGACGTTATCCAGACCGTTTGATCATTAACGTTACAAATATGTGCGGCATGTACTGCCGTCACTGCCAGCGCCGCCGCAATATCGGCGAAACGGACGGACATAAAGAAAAAGAAGATCTTAAAGCCGCTCTGGATTATATCCGTGAGAACCCAGAAATCCGGGATGTGCTGATCACAGGCGGGGATGCGCTTCTTTTAAGTGACCAGACCATCGAATGGCTGCTTGCTGAACTTCATAGTATTCCACATGTTGAAATTAAACGCCTTGGAACCAGGGTCCCTGTAACCCTACCGATGCGGATTACCGATGAACTTCTGGCCATACTTGCCAAATATCCGCCAATCTATATCAATACCCAGTTTAATCATCCGAAAGAAGTGACGCTGGAAGCTAAAAAAGCCGCAGATAAGCTTGTTTCTACCGGTGTTGTACTTGGCAACCAGGCCGTACTGCTTAAAGGCATTAATACGGACCCGGATGTCATGAAGAAAATGAATCAGGAATTGCTAAAAATTCGTGTTCGTCCCTACTATCTCTTTCATGCCAAAAATGTCAAAGGAACGCGGCATTTTATTCCGTCTATTCAGGAAGGGCTTACCGTTATGGAAGCCCTCAGAGGATTCACCTCCGGCCTGGCTGTTCCTACCTATATTATCAATGCACCAAAAGGAGGCGGCAAAACCCCGCTTCTCCCTCAATATCTTCTTTCCCTCGATGAGCACCAGGCTATTTTGAAGACATGGGAAGGGAAAATTGTTTATTATGAGAATCATTGCGCTGATGAAGGCTAA
- a CDS encoding ammonium transporter: MNYTTGDIGFMIISTALVMLMTPGLAFFYGGLVKKRHVLSMMMQSIIAMGVVTVIWVVLGYSLAFGPDIGSVIGGLDHLMLKGVGLEPRTEGATIPHLLFMVFQMMFAILTPALMTGATAERLRFPAFVLLMSFWSLLVYVPIAHWVWGGGWLGNLGALDFAGGTVVHISSGFSGLIAALVIGKRINKSTDPTIPHNIPYVILGGALLWFGWFGFNAGSELAADGIAVIAFVTTFIAAALGLLGWVVAEKLHRGKPTVLGAISGAVAGLVAITPACAYVTNASAMVIGLGAGGLCYFAVAILKDKLGYDDALDAFGIHGIGGTWGALATGIFCTTAINPLGKDGLFYTGDFHQVGIQLIAVLATYLYAGLVTFILLKAIGAITPLTATDAEQVSGLDTTQHGESAYPDFEGLTANSIYNL, encoded by the coding sequence ATGAATTACACAACTGGGGATATCGGTTTTATGATTATTTCCACTGCACTTGTTATGTTAATGACACCCGGTCTGGCCTTTTTTTACGGAGGACTGGTTAAAAAACGCCATGTTTTATCCATGATGATGCAAAGTATTATCGCGATGGGTGTTGTAACAGTTATCTGGGTAGTTTTAGGTTATTCGCTTGCTTTTGGACCAGATATCGGTTCAGTCATCGGCGGTCTTGACCATCTAATGCTGAAGGGTGTAGGGCTGGAGCCAAGAACTGAAGGTGCTACAATTCCACATCTTCTTTTCATGGTTTTCCAGATGATGTTTGCAATTCTGACACCGGCTTTGATGACCGGTGCGACTGCCGAACGCTTGCGTTTTCCCGCATTTGTTTTACTGATGAGTTTCTGGAGTTTACTGGTGTACGTTCCGATCGCGCACTGGGTATGGGGCGGCGGCTGGCTTGGAAATTTAGGTGCACTTGATTTTGCCGGCGGTACTGTCGTTCATATCAGTTCAGGTTTCTCCGGTCTGATTGCAGCACTTGTGATCGGAAAACGCATTAATAAGTCCACAGATCCGACCATTCCGCATAATATTCCTTACGTGATTCTGGGCGGCGCCCTGTTATGGTTTGGCTGGTTTGGCTTTAACGCAGGCAGTGAACTGGCGGCTGACGGAATTGCAGTAATTGCTTTTGTGACAACATTTATTGCGGCCGCTTTAGGGCTTTTGGGCTGGGTCGTTGCAGAAAAACTGCATCGTGGAAAGCCAACTGTCCTGGGGGCGATTTCCGGAGCTGTTGCAGGGCTAGTAGCCATAACACCTGCTTGTGCCTATGTAACAAACGCCTCCGCCATGGTAATCGGCCTTGGAGCCGGCGGATTATGCTACTTTGCAGTTGCAATCCTTAAAGATAAGCTTGGTTATGATGATGCGCTGGATGCCTTTGGCATCCACGGAATCGGCGGAACCTGGGGAGCTCTGGCGACAGGTATCTTTTGCACAACCGCAATTAACCCTCTCGGTAAAGACGGTCTGTTCTACACTGGCGATTTCCATCAAGTCGGCATACAGCTCATCGCAGTACTGGCAACATATTTATACGCAGGTCTGGTAACATTTATCCTGCTGAAAGCCATCGGAGCGATCACTCCGCTTACAGCTACAGACGCTGAACAGGTCAGCGGTCTTGATACGACCCAACACGGAGAAAGTGCTTATCCCGATTTTGAAGGATTAACAGCAAATTCAATTTATAATTTATAA
- the amrS gene encoding AmmeMemoRadiSam system radical SAM enzyme: MAGFSECPLCPHHCKLKEGQSGFCKVRGCQNGEIIPLTFAEVAAFHLDPVEKKPLYHFYPGRQIFSVGGYGCNLHCFFCQNYEISQKYEQGRRIFPKQLTEMATEDPSIGICFTYTEPLVWYEMILETAPLIKEWGGKVVLVSNGIIEQKYLEYLMPYLDAVNIDIKGFTPEFYEKYTGGKLEWVLKTVETLVPNVHTEITTLVIPNLNDSPQEIKTLAKWLSGLNTPLAWHLSKYHPMHKSKIPATDEKKLKKLWTLAKETLPYVYLGNMAGGNTTYCPQCGQEVITRDLWVTMKTTEGKCGHCGRDIWGVGLL, from the coding sequence ATGGCAGGATTTTCTGAATGTCCGCTATGTCCGCATCACTGTAAACTTAAAGAAGGCCAGTCTGGATTTTGTAAGGTCAGAGGGTGCCAAAATGGTGAAATCATACCACTGACTTTTGCTGAAGTCGCTGCGTTTCATCTTGATCCTGTGGAGAAAAAACCTCTTTATCATTTCTACCCGGGAAGGCAGATATTCTCGGTCGGCGGCTATGGCTGCAACCTGCACTGCTTCTTTTGCCAGAACTATGAGATTTCCCAGAAATATGAGCAGGGCCGCCGGATTTTCCCGAAGCAGTTGACGGAAATGGCCACGGAAGACCCGTCCATCGGGATTTGTTTTACGTATACGGAGCCTCTGGTCTGGTACGAAATGATCTTGGAGACAGCTCCTCTTATTAAAGAATGGGGAGGGAAGGTTGTTCTGGTATCCAATGGGATTATCGAACAGAAATACCTCGAATATCTGATGCCATACCTCGATGCGGTCAATATTGATATTAAAGGATTCACTCCGGAATTCTACGAGAAATACACCGGAGGGAAACTGGAGTGGGTATTAAAAACAGTTGAAACGCTGGTGCCAAACGTTCATACCGAGATTACAACGCTCGTTATCCCGAACTTAAATGACAGTCCACAGGAAATTAAGACGCTGGCCAAATGGCTATCCGGTCTAAATACTCCGCTGGCGTGGCATTTGAGCAAATATCATCCTATGCATAAAAGCAAAATACCGGCAACTGATGAAAAGAAATTAAAAAAACTATGGACGCTGGCCAAAGAAACCCTGCCCTATGTATACCTCGGGAATATGGCAGGAGGAAATACGACCTATTGTCCGCAATGCGGGCAGGAAGTCATCACCAGAGACCTTTGGGTGACCATGAAAACCACGGAAGGGAAATGCGGGCACTGCGGCCGGGATATCTGGGGAGTTGGACTCTTATGA
- a CDS encoding TrkA C-terminal domain-containing protein: MEQAKYQEIANEIAHAIVLGEFREEEKIHGRSTLAGRFNVSPETIRRAIAILQHEGIVRVKPGIGIIVNSRIEAEKFLKSFNQKNEVQAFIDELKSLMEQRKEIDKQIDALLAKVSTYADRYISRWNDVEELKIQSESSAIGCSLRELKVREKTGATVVGVVRNGNENFSPEADFLLEEGDILLVVSSENGNKKVRSLLK, from the coding sequence TTGGAACAGGCCAAATATCAGGAAATTGCAAATGAGATTGCACATGCTATTGTTCTCGGTGAGTTCCGCGAAGAGGAAAAAATCCACGGAAGATCGACCCTGGCAGGAAGATTCAATGTTTCTCCGGAGACGATCCGCAGGGCAATTGCTATTCTTCAACATGAAGGAATCGTCAGGGTTAAACCAGGTATTGGTATTATTGTAAACTCCAGAATAGAGGCCGAAAAATTTTTAAAGTCTTTTAACCAAAAAAATGAGGTTCAAGCCTTTATTGACGAGTTGAAAAGCCTGATGGAACAGAGAAAGGAAATTGATAAGCAAATTGATGCGCTGCTTGCAAAAGTTTCGACCTATGCCGATCGATATATCTCTCGCTGGAATGATGTCGAAGAACTCAAAATCCAGTCAGAATCATCCGCAATTGGCTGTTCTCTGAGAGAACTTAAAGTCAGAGAAAAAACTGGAGCAACAGTCGTAGGGGTTGTCAGAAACGGTAATGAGAATTTTTCTCCTGAAGCCGACTTTCTGCTCGAAGAAGGAGATATTCTTCTCGTAGTCAGCTCGGAGAATGGCAATAAAAAAGTCCGGAGCTTATTAAAATAA